In Cryptomeria japonica chromosome 10, Sugi_1.0, whole genome shotgun sequence, a genomic segment contains:
- the LOC131858826 gene encoding uncharacterized protein LOC131858826 translates to MPIWVRLPNPPLHFWVDQLLEEVGEALGDFLMVDVESSDILHSTYARILLDIDASKGLPTEIKILTPKGFWIQSLDYEGIPFRCRRYFKTGHVTTKCDLERVKVKKPSS, encoded by the coding sequence ATGCCGATTTGGGTTAGACTCCCCAACCCCCCACTTCATTTTTGGGTGGACCAGCTCCTTGAGGAAGTGGGTGAGGCTTTGGGAGATTTTCTTATGGTGGATGTGGAGTCCTCTGATATCCTTCATTCTACCTATGCACGTATTTTGCTAGATATTGATGCTTCTAAGGGGCTGCCAACAGAGATCAAAATTTTGACCCCCAAAGGTTTCTGGATTCAATctttggattatgaagggattcccttcagaTGTAGAAGATACTTCAAGACTGGGCATGTCACGACTAAATGTGATTTAGAGAGAGTTAAAGTGAAGAAGCCCTCTTCATGA